Part of the Halobacteriovoraceae bacterium genome is shown below.
TTAGCATTTATTCTTTGAAATCCTACGAGACTCGCTAGTAGGTACGCTGGTACCCCGTAATACCAAGGATGTCTTTCGGCAACAACAGATGCAAAAGCAAAGGCCGTTGTCGTATGCCCCGAAGGAAAAGAATTTCGTTGATCACCATATGGTCTTTTCTGTCTGATCGTATATTTTAAGATATTAGTTACAAGTCCAGAATATGCTGTGGCCTTAAACATAATTTCTGCGGCCTCAAGATAAGTACTTTTATTTTCTTTAGAAAAATAAGCACCTCCAAGCATAGATACTGTATAAAGAGCATTTGGAACAACTCTTCCCATTAATTCTATCGTTGCATCATACTGCCCAAGTCTATTCTTTTCTGTGACCTCTTCTTGCAAAGGATTGATAATAGTGTCTTTAAAAAAAACAACCAATACAGTTGTTACTGCTCCTCCAATAACAAGGGTTTTCTTTGCCCTTTGATCATTTAATGGTGAACTTATTTCAGAGTAGAAATTTTTATGATTCCATGAATAAGCACTACTTGGGTGGCCTATATAAACGAATATTACTAGAAATGATAAATATATTATTCTACCTTTTCTACCCAAAAAATTTAGGGGCTGTCCAGAATTCGACTCAGGGCCGTATGCATAATTGAAAGTAAGTCCTTAGAATTGATTTGCAAAAAACAACAAAGGACTTACTTATGCCTCGATTAATGCTCACAGATGAGCTTTGGTCGAAGTTATGGCCAATAATGTCTCAAAATGGCATCTATGACAAGCCTGATCTTCGACATACCACAGAAGGAATTTTGTACAAAATGAGAGTTGGATGCCCCTGGAGAGACTTACCACAAGAGCACTGGAGCTGGAAAAAAGTGTATTCGCGATTTAACGACTGGTCCAAGTACGACAAATTAAAGA
Proteins encoded:
- a CDS encoding phosphatase PAP2 family protein gives rise to the protein MGRKGRIIYLSFLVIFVYIGHPSSAYSWNHKNFYSEISSPLNDQRAKKTLVIGGAVTTVLVVFFKDTIINPLQEEVTEKNRLGQYDATIELMGRVVPNALYTVSMLGGAYFSKENKSTYLEAAEIMFKATAYSGLVTNILKYTIRQKRPYGDQRNSFPSGHTTTAFAFASVVAERHPWYYGVPAYLLASLVGFQRINANRHYLHDVIAGATIGTVFGIGLNSLLSSKKTKSNISVSLIPYSSGGKINLNYSF